The stretch of DNA GTCTGCCCTATTTTTAAACAAGCTTAATATTTGGCTTATGTCACAATTTGAGTGtggaattatatatattttctcacTTTAGTATCTAAACATTTTTTTACCACTTTAGTACTTAAGTTCAACTATCATTTCGTCTcaattactaaaaaaaataaaagttgccTATAAGAACATAAAATGTGACATATTCTTATTGAACATGAGTAATTTTGAGAATAAAATGGGACGAATTTGATAATTTAGGTATCAAAGTGGGACAACAAAAGTTTAAGTgccaaaatgataataaaaagaaagttcaaGGCGATGTTTTCAAAATTGGATCAGTAGTCGAATTGTTCAGGTCATCAATTCGACCaattcatttggttcaattaaataaattattaaaaatttaaaaataaaattccaatTCAACTGTTTTTGTCTGGCTTAATCGCTTTGTACCAATTCTTGGGTCAATCAATCTAATTCTTTTCTCCTGACCGGTATCTCAGTCGGTTCTCGATCTAATCAATCCAATCCAATTCAAACAACCATGATTTAAGGGTCCAATCATGActtaagcttcttcttttttgtcaAAATTAATTTCCCgagtctaatatttttatttaaatccactatttgacatttttttagCTATTTAAATTTGTCGgataaagttaaaaattaaagtagttaattgtaattttgttaaaatcgcaggcaatatttgtaatttttccataaagttcATGGAAACCAGAAGTCCCTGAATCAAAAGCTAAGTCAACCCGGTGAAATAGTGGTAGTATATATCCCAGAACCTCCCAAAATCCTCACACTTCACAGTTCAGTTCACACGAAAAAAATCCCTAATCAAAAAATGGGGAAATTGTGGCTAATTTGCATTGCTTCGATCTCAATCCTTCTCCCATTTCTCTGCAATGCTTTCTCTCCCGAATCGCCAACGGATCGCCGAGTCCTTGTTCTCCTCGACGACTTCGCCATCAAGTCGTCACACTCCCTCTACTTCAATGCCCTCAAATCACGTGGCTTCGACCTGGAATTCAAACTCGCCGATGATCCAAAGATCGCCTTGCAACGCTACGGCCAGTATCTTTACGATGCCTTGATCCTCTTCTGCCCCTCCGTCGAACGTCAGTCATTTCACAttaccttttttctttctttcttttaatgtTTTCGAATTAACTAGAaatgtattttgtttttttaggaTTTGGAGGATCTATTGATGTTGCCGCcattgtcaattttgttgattcCGGTCATGATTTAATTGTTGCGGCGGATGTTAATGCTTCGGATTTGATTCGGGAAGTTGGTACTGAATGTGGAGTTGATTTTGATGAGGTCTGATACgcaaatatttttgtacaattttatgcTTCAGTCTCTGTTATCGCTTCGCTTGATTGTTCATTAAAGCTTGGTTGTTTGCCGTGTAGGATCCTTCGGCTATGGTTATTGATCACATTGGCTATGCTGTTTCGGGAACTGAGGGAGATCATACATTGATTGCtagtgatgattttattaagtctGATGTGATCTTAGGAGGCAAAAGAATTGAAGTAAGTATAAATGTCAGCCAGCATTGTTACTCTTATCCTCTTATTAGGTTCTGGATACTTTTATGACCAAGTAAGTTTGGGGTTGTTCCGATTATGATAATGATAAAATGTTATATGATAGTGCACCTTTCTTAATATGTTTTCTAGTTTGTTATACTGAACTGGGGTTCCGGAGCCACTTGCTTATAATCTTCTAGGATGGATGCAGGATGTGAATCAATGGGGCAAATTTATCGGAAGAACTCTGaataagtttatataaatttgtACAATCAAAATTCTTGAATCATTTGCTTAGATTTAGTTTAAGTTGTAAAGAAGAAATGAAGTACCTGATTCTACTCATAAATGAaggttaaaagaaatgaaacttTTAATCACTTATGATAGTTGTTAgagattttgttttcaatttaagGGAACacaattgatatatatattgttgaCTGTTAACACAGGAATATTCATATGCTCCAAATgctaaattttgataaatattagTGGAGAAagtattattttcattaaaagttttaaaattttcgatTTGTGGGGGCTAAAATActacttttattaaattttaaaatttctataataatttcaatattatttcaaaatttaagggcATGATGACCTTTGATTATTTTTACTATAGCTGTATATTTTATGAGCCAACAGGAATTCTCATATATTTTTTGAAGCTCATTGCATATTATGGACTTCTTAGATTACATTGATATTTCTGATTAGTTTTCATTAAACTTGCTGCAGGCTCCTATACTTTTCCGAGGCATCGGCCATTCAGTGAGTCCTGCCAATAGCTTGGTATGCTGCTTCCATCTGATTTGAGGGAATTTAATCATGTACAATTTATCAATGACCACAATGGTCCTTTTTTCCCCCTTAACACATGCACTATTTTTAGGTGTTGAAAGTTCTCTCAGCTTCTCCATCTGCCTATTCTGCTAATCCTAAGTCGAAGCTGTCAACTCCTCCATCATTGACTGGTTCTGCTATCTCTTTAGTTTCAATTGTCCAGGTACATCTATGTAAACTGTTCATATATCTGCATGTCTAGAACATGAAAGTTTTGTCCTTTCGATCGTACTTCAAGATAGTTCCACTAAAGATGAATGGAAGAAAGTTTGTTGTGACTCAAATAACCATGCTGTTCAAATAAGTTTGtgatacttttttcttttttcctttttaggcAAGGAACAATGCACGGCTTCTGATTACTGGCTCACTAAGCATGTTCAGTAATAGGTATAATAACTGTTAACTGAATCCtccattgatgattttttttttctttttatgtttgcttttattttgaatttaataacATGTCATGTTTCTTAatgaactttttaaatattttcaggTTTTTCAGATCTGGTGTGCAGAAAGCTGGGAGCCAAACTAAGTGAGTGAATTTTTAACTTTCTAAGCTACCTTTTCAATATAAGAACTTGAGTAATATTATCCAAAATTAGCAGTAACCTATTctgaataaataaaaggaaacaaATAAAGAAGTTTTTTGGTTGCCAGTTGCCACCCTCATCATACAAAGTTCATATTAAAGCTTCTGCTTTTATATGGATCTTCTTATCTGGGTGCATTTCCCAACTTGAGATTAACGTTTTATATGTCTTTGCAGTTGCACCTAAGTGCATACTGGGTTTCTTGTTTAACTGATGTACTTAAAACACGATATATTTGAGAATGTTCTTTCTGATGGCAGACATGAGAAATCAGGCAATGAACAATTTTTGACTGAAATTAGCaaatggattttccatgaaaGAGGTCATCTTAAGGTAGGCATGTCGATCAATTTATTCATAAATATATGATTCTTTTATTACGGCATCATTTTGGGGCATGTTCTTGGtcttttttatgtatattttatattcatGTTTTTTATCCTTAGGCTGTAAATGTGAAACACCACAGAGTTGGGGAAACAGATGAACCTGCATTATACAGGATTAATGATGAGTTGGTACTTCTTCTACCTTGTCTATTTTGACGTAATGCTGAGCTTCATTTTGTAGAAATTAACTGAAAAGAAATCGGTATATTTCAATCAGGAATACTCAGTTGAGATCTATGAGTGGTCTGGAACAAGCTGGGAGCCATATGTTGCTAATGATGTCCAAGTGCAGTTTTACATGATGAGCCCCTATGTTTTGAAAACTTTATCATCTGACAAAAAGGTGTGTCATCTGTCTCTTGAGCTCATATGGTTTGTGATATCAGTCTTCCCTCGATATGAAGTCATCcataaatggttaaaataaatattggtcCATATTTTGTTTTGCAGGGTCTATATTCCGCATCATTTAAGGTTCCCGATGTTTATGGTGTTTTCCAATTCAAGGTCGAGCACCAAAAGCTTGGGTATACTAGTTTATCCCTTTCAAAGCAGGTAACTAATTTTGTTCTCTCATGATCCTGGATACAAATTTCTATCTTGAGACCGAAGTCTCTTACTAGTTATCTCATTTTATTCGAAGAATGGAAGCTTGTAACAGTAGAAGTTAAAATTCGAGAAACCttgttctttttctcttttcttattaGAAAAATTGTCTCAATTTCCCCTATCCAAATATTGTAATCTATGATTGCGTTTGTGGAGCTATTCCTTTGGGTCTTTCACAATTCGTGGTATATATTTTCCGAATTTGAGCGTAAGTTGCTAATATATGGAATTGGATTGCAGATTCCTGTCAGACCATATAGACACAATGAATATGAAAGATTCATACCTGCTGCTTACCCCTATTATGGAGCTGCATTTTCTATGGTACCACTTTTTTACTCTCTCAACCATTGTTTACGTTATAGCTAATAAGTAGACCTGTCAGCACTGATCCGAACTTGAAAAAGCAACATGATTAATCTGAAActgattcaacctgatatgactaTAAAAAGCCAACAGCCAAGAATTTGAACCAGGAATGATCCAAACTTGTTATGACCTGAATTAATCCGAAATGTCTTGACATGTGTCAAACTCAAATGACAGATCAATGACTTGACTGGCAAACCTGAATGTCCCTAACCCAAAATGAGGAACCTGAAATGATCCGAGCTGACATCACCTGGATATTTTTGTAgatatcatcatcatcaccataaCTATGAGCTATTGTTTCTCAGAAAAATCACTAGGGTGACATGTAACTTTTGATATGGCCTTTTATTTTTGTAGATGGCTGGATTCTTCATCTTCTCGTTCGTTCATCTCTACAGCAAGTAAAACTGTAGCATCTCTAGCTTGCAGGCCGTGGACCGTTGGATTCGAAATTTTTGAGTGGCACAAATGATGCAATAGAAATGTTTAGGGTTTTGAAATTTATGCGTTATGTTATTTACCGGTTAGAGGAAAAAAAAATGCCGTAGAGTTATCCGTTCAGTTTCCCCTACTTTCTCTTTTACGCTGTTATAATATTTCagaaatactattattatttttcatttttgactTTCTTTGCTCTTTCTGGAAAACTTTCCTTTTACAAATAACTTGATAATATCAATAGATAAATGGAAAAGAAATGAGACAACAAAAAATATCTAACAATgaatttctttttcaataaaaaaaagatcatcaaaatttgttttaagaCTCCAACAAATAATTAGGCTTGTTCATGAGTTAAATTACTTGGAGTTTGGATAAAAATGTTAGGtttgataaataaatttaggcaaaaaaattaagtttgtttAACATATGGATTGGACTTAAGCTTGAacatttaaaacttgagttcGGTTGATTCGTTTTTAAGTTTAtagtattttatattatgttatttttatatattatgtaatttataatacattaaaaaataaacatatattaaatatataataatgtaaacattaaaataatgttaagataattatacaaaaatttcaataaataaaaatatataaattattaatttttaaattaaaataatataaaaaaattaaattaaaataatatatggaCATACCTAAAATGAATTTGGATTAATCTTTTACAAATAtagatgaatttaaaaaaaaaatttaagtttatatttCAAATCAAGCCAAGCTTGGGGATTAGCTACACCTATGAACTATTCTACAGAGAATTTATTAAAACTTGGCAAACAAGcaaaacttttcacatttttttttgtttaatgctCAATTTGGCGCCtaaattatgcttcttttttcactttggtatttaaattttgtCCTAAATTGATACTTAAACTATCATTTTATTATCTGGTTCAACCTTTTTTTGTACCGATGATAAAAAAATTGGTCATCATGTGATGCTAATCGCAATATGTCGCATAGCATATCTAATCAATCACAATGTTCCACATGAtagttaagtttatttaaaataaaaacattaaatttaaattaaaaacatctTTGATTTTGACTCATCATTAAACGGTGTTGACCAGTCATTGCTCGGCGTTGATCGCTATTGACCAGTCATTGATCAGTATTGGCCATTGTTAACAAGTCGTTGATCGATGTTGACCATGCACGTGATCTATTAGAATGCATCACGTGtccttttttagattttaatattatatatgctatatatatattaaaaatgttaaaaaaatatataataaattttattttttaaattattttaaattctagaatttaaaataatatatttaaattcaaaacaatttaagttttttctagaatatatattttttaaatttaagttttgctttttc from Gossypium hirsutum isolate 1008001.06 chromosome D04, Gossypium_hirsutum_v2.1, whole genome shotgun sequence encodes:
- the LOC107898761 gene encoding dolichyl-diphosphooligosaccharide--protein glycosyltransferase 48 kDa subunit; the encoded protein is MGKLWLICIASISILLPFLCNAFSPESPTDRRVLVLLDDFAIKSSHSLYFNALKSRGFDLEFKLADDPKIALQRYGQYLYDALILFCPSVERFGGSIDVAAIVNFVDSGHDLIVAADVNASDLIREVGTECGVDFDEDPSAMVIDHIGYAVSGTEGDHTLIASDDFIKSDVILGGKRIEAPILFRGIGHSVSPANSLVLKVLSASPSAYSANPKSKLSTPPSLTGSAISLVSIVQARNNARLLITGSLSMFSNRFFRSGVQKAGSQTKHEKSGNEQFLTEISKWIFHERGHLKAVNVKHHRVGETDEPALYRINDELEYSVEIYEWSGTSWEPYVANDVQVQFYMMSPYVLKTLSSDKKGLYSASFKVPDVYGVFQFKVEHQKLGYTSLSLSKQIPVRPYRHNEYERFIPAAYPYYGAAFSMMAGFFIFSFVHLYSK